A region of the Echeneis naucrates chromosome 15, fEcheNa1.1, whole genome shotgun sequence genome:
AGTTATCTGACTCCCATTTCCTTTCCTGCCACCGTTCTCTCAGAGGTGACGGTGGTGTACCAGAACGGGCTGCCAGTGATCTCAGTCAGTTTGCCGTCCAGGCGAGAGCGCTGTCAGTTCACCCTCAAGCCTCTCAGCGACTGTGTGGGAGTTTTCCTGCAACAGCTCCAGGCAGAGGACAGAGGCATTGACCGGGTGGCCATCTACTCTATGggtatgcacacaaacacaacgaTACACACCCCACTCCACTAAATCATTTTACCACAGCAGGTTGTACGTGTATGTGTCCTTATATGCTTATGTATTCTGAGGACATGAGGTTTCCCTGCAGCAGAATTTAATACAGCTGTATGCTTTAGGCCTGATTATCAGTAGAGGTAAATGTTGTTTGAAGTGGCTGTCCTTCACTGCTCCATCTCTCTTACAGTCTCACTTTCTATTTGTCTATCCATCCAGACGGAGCAAGGGTTGCCTCCTCCACCGGCATAGAcatcctgctgctggatgaTTTCAAGCTAGTCATTAATGACACCACACACCTAGTGAGGCCACCGAGGAGAGGTGAGGACAGGAATATAAATGGTGCCAGAGCCTGTGCTGTTTGCTCTGAGTCCTTCCCTGACAGTGTGACACATTGAACAGGAGGAAGTAGTAGTTTTACTGCCAACCAGCGGGTCGCACTaaaggctgtttgtttgttcatttgtttatttgtttgtgtgcctcAGAGCTGCTGCCCCATGAGGAGGCAGAAAGGCTGAATGACGTCAAGTTTCTGGTGCAGCAGCTCTATACCACCCTGCGCATCGAAGAGCACCAACTTGGCAAAGAGCGTGAGCTGATTGGACGTCTGGAGGACCTCAACTCTCAACTCCGCCCCCTAGAGAAGGTCTTTACACCGACGGTCCTGACATTTTAGTTGATGGCTACACAAGGTCGTTGTTGACTGAGTGTCTCACAAGTAATTGGGAAACACTCAGTCAACAAACACTTGAAGAAAATGTGTACAAGATGAACTACAACTGTGAAGGCCTGCTAATAATCCTCTTAGCTGCAGATAATTATTCTACAGTATCAGACATTGTTACTGTTTatccattaaaaatgaatggttGAAGAGGGTTGAGCCAGTCACCAGGGGTGTTCTCATGATGCCATCAATTTTGGTACTTGACAAAACAACAGTTAATGGCTTGATAACTAAGTCAGAATCTGGAAACAGTGATCTGAAACCCTAAACGCAGCTTTTTGTGGTGAAAATCCGTATCGTCATCAGTCCTCTTCCACGCTAGattctcagtttgttttctttttgtcccccccccccccccccaccacgtCTACGCAGATGAAGGAGGAGTTGAGTAAGAAGGCAGAGCGGCGCACCACCTGGGTGCTGTGGGGCGGCATGGCGTACATGGCCACCCAGTTCGGCATCCTGGCCCGGCTCACCTGGTGGGAGTACTCCTGGGATATCATGGAGCCCGTCACTTACTTTATCACTTATGGCACAGCCATGGCCATGTATGCCTACTTCGTGCTTACACGCCAGGTAGGCCACAACAAAACGCACAAACGTCTTGGTTATGATACTACGTTGGTGGTCAAGTCAGAGGGAGAGATGCATGTTCTATTGCTGTTTGCGGTAAAAGCTGAATtatttgtgatttcatttaagAACAAAAGATCGAACATCCTTTGGATTCAATATCTGAAATCGGAGAATTACTTTTTTCCCTGTCTGATATATTTTGAAGTGCATATGTGAAATAATTTCTGTTAAGATTGGACAAGTAATTATAAAAGTCATCACCAGATAAATCTTAGTAATTACTGTACGGCTTAGTGGGTGGGCACAATATTACAAAAAATGCAACATCGATTCTGATATCAAAATTATGCAGAAACTGTTTCAGCTATCAGAGAACGAAGCATTGCAGAAATTTAATCTAATAATGATCTTCTCTCTccaacagtttgttttaaatggaaatatttttcgCTGCTTGAGAGGCTGAATGTGTGACACTGTTGCCCTTCGAAATTTAATACTCCATCCATGAATAAACATTTGATGTTCAATATGTCATCAGTGCTATTTGGCACAGGGACGAGGCGTCGGTCTGATGAAACTGCTCTTCTCTCCGTGTCTCTCTGAATCCTGCAGGAGTACGTTTACCCCGACGCTAGAGACAGACAGTATCTGCTGTTCTTCCATAAGGGGGTGAAAAGGACACGCTTTGACATTGAGAAGtacaacaagctgaaggatGATATTGCTGAGGTACAGTGGCTTTCGTGGAAGCTGGTGGATTGTAAAAAGTTCTGTAATTGTAAAACGAGCACTGGGGATTTAGGCATTTTGCAATTTGGTACTTGGATTTGTAACAGCTATGCATAGCCCTACTTCCAGATCCCCCAGCACACACGTTcatctcattttttttaaacccaacccaccacccccacccaccccctcctccccttcctgtGCACCCTCTCCAGGTGGAGTTGGATCTGAAGCGTCTTCGGGACccgctccagctccagctcccagTTCAGCAGCTCACCGCCAGTAACAATTGATGGAAAGAGTGACTCCCTCCCCTCTCAGCTCCTCCAAgccccctttcctctctcctcctgtcacccactctccttctccttcccctTTTACCCCCAGCTATTTCTCCCCAGTTCCCTCCCACACCGAATAATTCCATCCCTTTCTTAACTGTGGGAGTTAGTTtatttttgggttgttttttttttgtttgtttgtttgtttttgtttgtttacttttttctttttactttcctAACTGAAACTCTAGTTGGAATTGGAattgaaaacagaataaagatGAAGAAGGGTGCTGAAAATACCAGGAACAGAAAAACTACAGTGAGGATGATGAAAAGGACGACGACAATGACGTTGATGATGACGACGACTACAACGATGATGATGGAATACAACTAGGCACTATGGATGTGCCTCAAATCTACAGAGGGACAGCCTGCAGGGAACTCCAAGAGGCAAATGGAAATGATCGCACCTCAAGACGCTTCAGGACAGAGGACACGGAGAGTGGCATTGTTGAGTCAGtgtatgtgtctatgtgtgGGACTTTCAGGGTCCTCTGGGACATCGACCCTGGCCACACTGCAGGTCGACGCAGTACAGTCCCGCTCCCTTGAGCAGTCAAACTGtctacacacgcacacgcacctACTCTTCATCGGGGGCAGGCTTCAGGAAGACTCTCTATCCCACATGTTAAAGTTTACAAGGAAGTCCTGACTGTAGCTGCACCATCAGGAGACCTTCGTCTTCTTGGGGCTGAACTCTgctgcccctccctcccttgGCCACGCCTTCCCCGGGTGACGGACAGGTGTCCTTCCCAGCGTGACCTTTGTCAGGAGCTCGTCTCGACTCGCAGGATGTAGGCATGACGACGTCTcgtttcctcttcctgttgacGTCCTGTAGCGGCCTGGTCTGTGCAAGTATGAGAGTACTACCGACAACAACATCACTGTGTGTTcttttattccaaaaaaaaaaaaaaaaaaaatattttggcactttttattttgaaagccaTAGTATATTTGTTATGaaaagaatataaatatatatatatatgtatacaatCAAACTAACAGATGACCAGAGGCTAGTTTTATCAGTGGGGGGAGAGAAACTCAGTTAGATCCAGTGAACACCTCCTGCAGTGAAGGACCCCTGCTGACACACAACCGCTACATTACATACGCACAGAGGCGAGGAGCATTGTGCTGTTTGCTGTCCTTTCTTTACAACGGCACACTGTATATTTGACAGCAACTACATGCGGGCAGGAACATAAAGCTCCTGTGCATGGCCACCAATATTGAAGGCAAGTCAGACTGAAAGTGGCCTTGATTGAAATTCTTTTTGAGCAATGCGAAGATAAAAATAGAGTAAACATATCTGCTCAATGCTTCACATGACGATGGGGTTAAAATGTTCAAAGGCCACCAGCACAGACGAACCTACTGACATTTAATGGTTTAATATAGCTGATGAAtgaaatgacttaaaaaaaaaaacaaagtgcacaACTGGAAACTACAGGAGAATCTGAATTGAAGGATATTTCCTGCAGTGTTCAGTGTCCCCCCTTCCCCTTTCTCGCTATCATTTATTCTACCTTTTCCCACTCACTTTATTTCTCTGAGCTTCTAAATAAGATACCCAAAGGGTACACCTGAGAGAAAAGGCGTCATGGCATTGTGTCTTAGAGGCTTTTTTCCATCCTGAACTAACGCCAGCGTTTTCTCCTCCCACTGTTGCTGTAATGCCACCCTGCTCCCTTGATGGTAAGGCAGGGTAGACTGCATGCTGTGGTATGCCCTCAGTAGAAATTTGTGAATGTGTAGGAGCATTAATGCAATTTTATACGTAATTGGACACTTTGTTTTGCCACATCTAGCTGAAGTCTCATCCCCCCTGATTGGTTTTATCAAAGGTTATAGAAGCCATATGTTTATGTTGTctgctgttgggtttttttttttttttttgtttgtttgggttttttttttttttttttaggaatggtcaccaaataaatcttttttcagctttcctttattttctgttttgggtGAGGATTGATGGCCCTCTCTCCACTCCCGTTCATATCTCCAACAAAACATCTCGGAGACAGTTATATTTCACTCTGATCTGCTGTACATCACTTCTGCAGAGGTGGAAGCACAACGACGTGACGTGCCTACACATAGACTCTGACTCGTGATCATCTCCTGCTCCTGTGGGTCCTGCTGAGGAGACCATCGTGTTTAACTGCagattttgaattgaaatgcATGATTTTTAGAACAAATCGGAAGTTAGCCATTCAAATCTCTAAGCAGGACTTGGTCTGATCTGTGGCCGTGTCTGTTGGTGTGCACATTATGAGGGACAAGGTGCCTTTTTGGACGATTACTGATTTTAATAATATAGACAATATATCATTGTGTAAACAGGTCTATGAAAAAGGTTCAGCTCTTAATTGGAATAGCTCCTTCACACGAAGGAGGGTTAAATTTGATTGCTTGGAAATCaattgtgctgtgtgtttgtgcgactgtgtaaatgtgtatttaatGAGTCCATGTGTTGACCAGCGGTGGGGGCTCTGGGGGCAAAGTTCAAATCATCATATTCTTGACTGGTTTGCCCCCTAATTCCTGCCTGTCAA
Encoded here:
- the mcu gene encoding calcium uniporter protein, mitochondrial isoform X1 translates to MAAKVCRSVLLLSRSGGAAAGSLPALVVSSQLHHQHIRPDVLSASFTRQTVRRAHGLRSGGHSTLFTQPATALSPQVWRGGPSWHSQRLLCSSAAPEEVTVVYQNGLPVISVSLPSRRERCQFTLKPLSDCVGVFLQQLQAEDRGIDRVAIYSMDGARVASSTGIDILLLDDFKLVINDTTHLVRPPRRELLPHEEAERLNDVKFLVQQLYTTLRIEEHQLGKERELIGRLEDLNSQLRPLEKMKEELSKKAERRTTWVLWGGMAYMATQFGILARLTWWEYSWDIMEPVTYFITYGTAMAMYAYFVLTRQEYVYPDARDRQYLLFFHKGVKRTRFDIEKYNKLKDDIAEVELDLKRLRDPLQLQLPVQQLTASNN
- the mcu gene encoding calcium uniporter protein, mitochondrial isoform X2, translating into MAAKVCRSVLLLSRSGGAAAGSLPALVVSSQLHHQHIRPQDVLSASFTRQTVRRAHGLRSGGHSTLFTQPATALSPQVWRGGPSWHSQRLLCSSAAPEEVTVVYQNGLPVISVSLPSRRERCQFTLKPLSDCVGVFLQQLQAEDRGIDRVAIYSMDGARVASSTGIDILLLDDFKLVINDTTHLVRPPRRELLPHEEAERLNDVKFLVQQLYTTLRIEEHQLGKERELIGRLEDLNSQLRPLEKMKEELSKKAERRTTWVLWGGMAYMATQFGILARLTWWEYSWDIMEPVTYFITYGTAMAMYAYFVLTRQEYVYPDARDRQYLLFFHKGVKRTRFDIEKYNKLKDDIAEVELDLKRLRDPLQLQLPVQQLTASNN